ACGACTGGCCGCCATAGACCTTGTTGCCGACCTGGCGCCGCGCATAGTTCACGAGGATCTTGCGCTGGCCGCGTTCGACGAACACCACGAAGTAGGTGACCAGCACCACGACCGCGATGATGAAGAGCGCAATGATCGGATTCATCGCACCGGTCGTCACCAGCGAAGCAAGCCCGCCGATGGCATTGGGCAGTCCGGCCGCGATGCCTGCAAAGATCAGGATCGAGATGCCGTTGCCCAGGCCGCGTTCGGTGATCTGCTCGCCGAGCCACATCAGGAACATCGAACCGGCCGTCAGGCTCACCATGGCGGTCAGGCGGAAGCCGAAACCGGGGGCGATGACCAGGCCGGCCGAAGACTCGAGCGCCACTGCGATGCTGAACGACTGGAACAGGGCCAGGCCGAGCGCGCCATAGCGCGTGTACTGCGTGATCTTGCGGCGACCCGCCTCGCCTTCCTTCTTCAATTGCTCGAAGGTCGGAATCACGTAGGTCATCAACTGCATGATGATCGACGCCGAGATGTACGGCATGATCCCCAACGCGAACACGGTGAAGCGCGACAGCGCCCCGCCCGAGAACATGTTGAACAGGCTCAGGATGCCGCCCTGCTGGCCCTGGAACAACGCCGCCAGCTGGTCCGGGTTGATGCCCGGCACAGGAATGTGCGCGCCGATCCGATAGACCACGAGCGCGAGCAGCAAAAAGACGAGCCGGCGACGAAGGTCGCCGAACTTGCCTGTTTTTGCGATCGTTGCCGCGTTAGTTGCCACGAAGAACTTCTTTCAGTCCAGTGTGATCAGGCGACGCTGCCGCCGGCTGCTTCGATCGCAGCCTTGGCACCAGCGGTTGCACCCACGCCCGTCAGCTTGACGGCCTTGGTGAGTTCACCGGTCTTGATGATCTTGACGACCTTGGCGAGCTGGCCCACGAGGCCGGCTTGCTTGAGCGCCAGGATGTCGACTTCAGCCAGGCCAAGCTGCTCGAGTGCAGTCAGCGTGACTTCGGCGTTGAACTTCAGCAGGTGCGACTTGAAGCCACGCTTGGGCAGGCGACGCTGCAGCGGCATTTGACCGCCTTCGAAGCCGACCTTGTGGAAACCGCCTGCGCGCGACTTCTGACCCTTGTGACCGCGACCTGCGGTCTTGCCGATACCGGAGCCGATACCGCGGCCGACACGGCGCTTGGCGTGCTTGGCGCCATCCGCCGGCTTGATGCCATTGAGTTCCATATCAGTCTCTCTTACAGAACTTTGACCAGATAACTGATCTTGTTGATCATGCCGCGCACCGCCGGGGTGTCTTGCAGCTCGCTCACGCTGTTGAGCTTGCGCAGGCCGAGGCCACGCACGGTCGCGCGATGCGATTCCTTGGTGCCAATCGGGCTCTTGACCAATTGCACCTTGAGGGTTTGTTGTTGCGTCGTCATTTGAATGCTCTTCCGATTGCTTGCGCTCAGGCGAAGATTTCTTCGACGGTCAGGCCACGCTTGGCAGCCACTTCGGACGCGGTCGTCGAGTTCTTCAACCCGTCGAGCGTGGCGCGAACCATGTTGTAGGGATTCGACGAACCATGGCTCTTGGCCACGATGTCGGTGATGCCCATGACTTCGAACACGGCGCGCATCGGGCCGCCGGCGATGATGCCGGTACCCTTCGGGGCCGGGATCATGACCACCGAGGCAGCGCCCCAATGGCCCGTCACGCGGTGATGCAGCGTGCCGTTCTTGATCGAGATCTTGGCCAGGTTGCGGCGGGCTTCTTCCATCGCCTTTTGCACTGCAGCGGGCACTTCCTTGGACTTGCCCTTGCCCATGCCGACGCGGCCGTCGCCATCGCCCACGACGGTGAGTGCTGCGAAACCGAGGATACGACCACCCTTCACCACCTTGGTGACGCGGTTGATCGCAATCATCTTCTCGCGCAAACCGTCTTCAGGGCCTTCGTTCTGCGTTCTTGCTTGAATCTTTGCCATTTTGAATCTCGTGTCCGTTTAGAACTGCAGGCCGGCTTCGCGGGCAGCGTCGGCCAGCGCCTTGACGCGGCCGTGGTACGCGAAACCAGCGCGGTCGAAGGCAACCTTCTCGACGCCGGCAGCCTTCGCCTTTTCAGCGATGCGCTTGCCGATGGCCGTGGCAGCGGCGGCATTGCCGCCCTTGCCCGAGCCGCCGAGGGCAGCACGCACTTCGGCTTCGGCCGTCGATGCGGTGGCAATCACCTTGGTGCCGTCGTCGGAGATGACGGTGGCGTAGATGTGCAGGTTGGTGCGGTTCACCGTCAGGCGGGCCACGCCCTGCGTCGCGATGCGGATGCGGGTTTGGCGCGAGCGGCGAAGACGCTGTGCTTTTTTGGTCAACATCATTTTGCTGCCCCTTACTTCTTCTTGGTCTCTTTGATCACGATCTTCTCGTCCGAATAACGGATGCCCTTGCCCTTGTAAGGCTCAGGCGGACGAACAGCGCGGATCTCAGCGGCGATTTGACCAACGCGCTGACGGTCAGCACCCTTGATCACGATTTCGGTCGGGGTCGCAGTGGCCACCGTGATGCCTTGCGGCATGTCGATGTTGACCGGGTGCGAATAACCGACTTGCAGGTTCAACTTGTTGTTGGACGCTGCGGCCTTGTAGCCGACGCCGACCAGGTTGAGCTTCTTCTCGAAGCCCTTGGTCACGCCAACCACCATGTTGTTCACCAGCTGACGGATCGTGCCGCTCATCGCATTCGCTTCACGCGACTCGTTGGCGGGCTCGAAACTCAGCTTGCCGTCATTGCTGACGACCTTGACCAGTGCATTGCGTGCCAGGTTGAGCGTGCCGCCCGTACCCTTGACGCTGATCTGGTCTTCCTTGATCGACACATCCACGCCTGCGGGGATGGTGATCGGCATTTTTCCTACTCGGGACATTTCAGTTACTCCTCGATGTCTCGGTTAGGCGACGTAGCACAGCACTTCGCCACCGACACCGGTAGCGCGCGCCTTGCGGTCGGTCATCACGCCCTGAGGGGTCGTGACGATCGCGACGCCGAGGCCGTTCTGGACTTGCGGAATGGAAGCACTGGCCTTGTAGACGCGCAGGCCGGGACGGCTCACGCGCTCGATGCGCTCGATGACCGGACGGCCAGCGTAGTACTTCAGGGTAATGACGAGTTCGGACTTGCCGCCTTCGGTCTTGACCTCGAAACCGTCGATATAGCCCTCGTCCTTCAGGACCTGCGAGATCGCGATCTTCACCTTGGAAGACGGGATCGACACAGTGGGCTTCGCCACCATCTGCGCGTTACGGATACGCGTCAGCAGGTCGGCAATGGGATCGCTCATGCTCATGTTGTTTGCTCCTGCCTGGCTTACCAGCTGGCCTTGGTGACACCGGGGATGTCGCCAGCGAAAGCCAGTTCACGGATCTTGGCGCGAGCCAGACCGAATTGACGGAAGGTGCCACGCGGACGACCGGTGATCGCGCAACGATTGCGCTGGCGGGTCGGGTTCGCGTTGCGAGGAAGCTTTTGCAGGCCCAGGCGGGCAGCTGCGCGCTCTTCGTCGCTCTTCTTCATGTCGTTGGAAGCCGCCTTCAGTTCCGCGTGCTTCGCAGCGAACTTGGCAACCAGCTTGTCGCGCTTGAGTTCGCGTTGGATCAAAGATTGTTTAGCCACGGTTCGCCTCAGTTCTTGAACGGGAAACGGAAACCAGCGAGAAGCGCCTTGGCTTCTTCGTCGGACTTGGCCGTCGTCGTGATGCTGATATTGAGACCGCGCAGGGCATCGACCTTGTCGTATTCGATCTCGGGGAAAATGATCTGTTCCTTGACGCCGATGTTGTAGTTGCCACGGCCGTCGAACGCACGGCCGGAGATGCCGCGGAAGTCGCGAACACGCGGCAGCGCGATGGTCACGAAACGGTCCAGGAACTCATACATCTGCACGCCACGCAGCGTGACCATGCAGCCGATGGGCTGGTTTTCGCGGATCTTGAAACCGGCGATGGCCTTCTTCGACTTGGTGACCACGGGCTTCTGGCCGGCGATCTTGGTCAGGTCGGCAACTGCGTTGTCCAGGACCTTCTTGTCGGCGACAGCTTCGCCCACGCCCATGTTGAGCGTGATCTTGGTGAGGCGGGGGACCTGCATCGGCGACTTGTAGCCGAACTTTTCCGTCAGGTCTTTCGCGATCTTTTCGCGATAGTGTTGTTGGAGACGTGCCATGTGAGTACCTCTTAGGCGAACTTGATTTCGTCGCCGCTGGACTTGAAGACGCGAACAGCCACGCGCTTGCCGTCAGCACCCTGGGTGATCTTGATGCCCACGCGATCGGCCTTGCCGGTCGCGGCATTGAAGATCGCCACGTTGGATTGGTGGATGGGCATGGTCTTTTCGACGATGCCGCCGGTCGTACCCTTGAGGGGGTTCGGCTTGGCGTGCTTCTTGACGATGTTCACGCCCTCGACGACGAGGTGCGAATCGTCCTTGCGCAGCGAGACGGTGCCGCGCTTGCCTTTGTCGCGCCCGGCCAACACGATGACCTGGTCGCCTTTGCGAATCTTGTTCATGGCGTTGTTGTCCTTAGAGAACTTCGGGGGCCAGCGACACGATCTTCATGAACTTTTCGGTGCGCAGCTCGCGCGTCACCGGTCCGAAGATGCGGGTGCCGATCGGCTCCAGCTTGGCGTTGAGCAACACGGCTGCGTTGCCATCGAATTTGACGAGCGAACCGTCGGCGCGACGGATGCCCTTGGCGGTGCGAACCACCACTGCGCTGTAGATCTCGCCCTTCTTGACGCGACCACGCGGAGCGGCTTCCTTGATGCTCACCTTGATGACGTCGCCCACGCTGGCATAACGCCGCTTGGAGCCACCGAGCACCTTGATACACAGGACGGATTTCGCGCCCGTGTTGTCGGCCACTTCGAGCCGGGATTCAGTTTGGATCATTGCTAGTAGTTCCCAACTTGTACCGATGCGCCTCCGGGAGGGAAACGCTGCGGTCAGTCTTGGGCCCGTCGTCCGCACCTCGAACCACTCGAGGCACTTCCGCTTTGGGCTGAAAGCTTCGCCTTTTTTGAAGCGAAGCCTGCGATTGTGGCACGCAGGCAAAGGCGTGTCAACTGCCTTCTGAGAACGAAATGTACTGGAACTAGACTTGGCGGCGTGCGCACCCTTGTTTCAGACCCTCGATCCGCTCCCGAATCGCCCATGCGCCGCCGGCTGCTCGCCGGCACGGCCGCCATTGCGGCGGGCCTTGGAGGAGGGGGATTGGGTGGCTGCAGCAGCAGCCCGGCCATTCCACCGGTGTCGCCGGGACGGCTGCGCCGCCTTGCCGAGGCGCACTGGCCGCACCGGCTGAATATACAGGGCACCACGGCTGGCGGCCTTTCCGGCATCGACTACGATGCAGAAAGAAGTGAGTACCTGCTGCTCAGCGATGACCGATCGGACCTGAATCCCGCCCGTTTCTATGTGGCCCAATGGGCCGCCCCCTGGATGCAACCGCCTGAACCGAAGAATGTCGTGCAGCTGCAACGTCCCGGAGGCGGCCCGTGGCCCGCACGGCGCCGCGCCGAGGCCGGCACTCCGGTTCCGGACCCCGAATCGCTGCGCCTGCGCCCAGGCGCCGGAACCCTGCTCTGGACCAGCGAAGGCGACGTGGGGCGGGGATTCGGCCCGGCCTTGTACGAGTCGGCGCGCGACGGCCGCCTGCTGCGCGAGTTCGCGCTGCCGGCCATGTTCAACCCCGATTCGGCGCAGCGCCGCGGCCCGCGCGACAACCTGGGCTTCGAGGGCCTGGCGCTGACGCCCGACGGCCGCCACGCCTGGCTCGCGATGGAAAACGCGCTGATCCAGGACGGCCCGGTGCCCACCACGCGTGCGCCGGGCGGCCCGTGCCGGCTGACCCGGGTCGATCTGGAGACCGGCCGCGCCACCCGCCAGATTGCCTATGTTCCCGATGCGATCCCGCTGCGGCCGCTGATTCCCGGCAGCCATGCCGACAACGGCATCAGCGAGGTCCTGATGCTCGACGCCGACCGCATGCTGGTGCTGGAGCGCGCCTATGCCACCGGCGCCGGAAACTCGCTGCGCCTCTACGAGATCGATACCCGCGACGCGTCCGACGTGCTGGAGGCGGACGCGCTCGCCCCGGGCAACCACCGCGCCGCGGCGAAGACCCTGATCGCCGACCTCGCCTCGCTCGGCCTTTCGCGCCTCGACAACACCGAAGGCATGTGCTGGGGACCGCCGCTGCCGGACGCCAAGCGCATGCTGGTGGTGGTGAGCGACGACAATTTCAACCCGCTGCAGACAACCCAGTTCGCAGCATTCGAATACACCGACCGACCATGACCATCGCCGTCACCTTCCTGCCCCGCACCGCACCGCCGCCGCTGCCTCCGATCGCCTTCATCGGCGGCGGCAACATGGCCAGCGCCATCATCGGCGGCCTCATCAAGCAGGGCACGCCCGCCAGCACCTTCGAGGTGGTCGAGCCCTTCGAGGAGGCCCGCACCAAGCTCGCGCAGGCCTTCGGCATTGCGGCCCATGCCGAGGCCGGCGACGCC
This genomic window from Variovorax paradoxus contains:
- the secY gene encoding preprotein translocase subunit SecY, with product MATNAATIAKTGKFGDLRRRLVFLLLALVVYRIGAHIPVPGINPDQLAALFQGQQGGILSLFNMFSGGALSRFTVFALGIMPYISASIIMQLMTYVIPTFEQLKKEGEAGRRKITQYTRYGALGLALFQSFSIAVALESSAGLVIAPGFGFRLTAMVSLTAGSMFLMWLGEQITERGLGNGISILIFAGIAAGLPNAIGGLASLVTTGAMNPIIALFIIAVVVLVTYFVVFVERGQRKILVNYARRQVGNKVYGGQSSHLPLKLNMAGVIPPIFASSIILLPATVVGWFSTGEGGFGWIKDIAGALRPGEPIYVLLYAAAIVFFCFFYTALVFNSKETADNLKKSGAFIPGIRPGDQTARYIDKILVRLTLAGAVYITFVCLLPEFLILKYNVPFYFGGTSLLIIVVVTMDFMAQVQNYMMSQQYESLLKKANFKTS
- the rplO gene encoding 50S ribosomal protein L15, producing MELNGIKPADGAKHAKRRVGRGIGSGIGKTAGRGHKGQKSRAGGFHKVGFEGGQMPLQRRLPKRGFKSHLLKFNAEVTLTALEQLGLAEVDILALKQAGLVGQLAKVVKIIKTGELTKAVKLTGVGATAGAKAAIEAAGGSVA
- the rpmD gene encoding 50S ribosomal protein L30, whose product is MTTQQQTLKVQLVKSPIGTKESHRATVRGLGLRKLNSVSELQDTPAVRGMINKISYLVKVL
- the rpsE gene encoding 30S ribosomal protein S5; translation: MAKIQARTQNEGPEDGLREKMIAINRVTKVVKGGRILGFAALTVVGDGDGRVGMGKGKSKEVPAAVQKAMEEARRNLAKISIKNGTLHHRVTGHWGAASVVMIPAPKGTGIIAGGPMRAVFEVMGITDIVAKSHGSSNPYNMVRATLDGLKNSTTASEVAAKRGLTVEEIFA
- the rplR gene encoding 50S ribosomal protein L18 — translated: MLTKKAQRLRRSRQTRIRIATQGVARLTVNRTNLHIYATVISDDGTKVIATASTAEAEVRAALGGSGKGGNAAAATAIGKRIAEKAKAAGVEKVAFDRAGFAYHGRVKALADAAREAGLQF
- the rplF gene encoding 50S ribosomal protein L6, which produces MSRVGKMPITIPAGVDVSIKEDQISVKGTGGTLNLARNALVKVVSNDGKLSFEPANESREANAMSGTIRQLVNNMVVGVTKGFEKKLNLVGVGYKAAASNNKLNLQVGYSHPVNIDMPQGITVATATPTEIVIKGADRQRVGQIAAEIRAVRPPEPYKGKGIRYSDEKIVIKETKKK
- the rpsH gene encoding 30S ribosomal protein S8 — its product is MSMSDPIADLLTRIRNAQMVAKPTVSIPSSKVKIAISQVLKDEGYIDGFEVKTEGGKSELVITLKYYAGRPVIERIERVSRPGLRVYKASASIPQVQNGLGVAIVTTPQGVMTDRKARATGVGGEVLCYVA
- the rpsN gene encoding 30S ribosomal protein S14, with translation MAKQSLIQRELKRDKLVAKFAAKHAELKAASNDMKKSDEERAAARLGLQKLPRNANPTRQRNRCAITGRPRGTFRQFGLARAKIRELAFAGDIPGVTKASW
- the rplE gene encoding 50S ribosomal protein L5, whose translation is MARLQQHYREKIAKDLTEKFGYKSPMQVPRLTKITLNMGVGEAVADKKVLDNAVADLTKIAGQKPVVTKSKKAIAGFKIRENQPIGCMVTLRGVQMYEFLDRFVTIALPRVRDFRGISGRAFDGRGNYNIGVKEQIIFPEIEYDKVDALRGLNISITTTAKSDEEAKALLAGFRFPFKN
- the rplX gene encoding 50S ribosomal protein L24, with amino-acid sequence MNKIRKGDQVIVLAGRDKGKRGTVSLRKDDSHLVVEGVNIVKKHAKPNPLKGTTGGIVEKTMPIHQSNVAIFNAATGKADRVGIKITQGADGKRVAVRVFKSSGDEIKFA
- the rplN gene encoding 50S ribosomal protein L14; translation: MIQTESRLEVADNTGAKSVLCIKVLGGSKRRYASVGDVIKVSIKEAAPRGRVKKGEIYSAVVVRTAKGIRRADGSLVKFDGNAAVLLNAKLEPIGTRIFGPVTRELRTEKFMKIVSLAPEVL
- a CDS encoding esterase-like activity of phytase family protein; translated protein: MRRRLLAGTAAIAAGLGGGGLGGCSSSPAIPPVSPGRLRRLAEAHWPHRLNIQGTTAGGLSGIDYDAERSEYLLLSDDRSDLNPARFYVAQWAAPWMQPPEPKNVVQLQRPGGGPWPARRRAEAGTPVPDPESLRLRPGAGTLLWTSEGDVGRGFGPALYESARDGRLLREFALPAMFNPDSAQRRGPRDNLGFEGLALTPDGRHAWLAMENALIQDGPVPTTRAPGGPCRLTRVDLETGRATRQIAYVPDAIPLRPLIPGSHADNGISEVLMLDADRMLVLERAYATGAGNSLRLYEIDTRDASDVLEADALAPGNHRAAAKTLIADLASLGLSRLDNTEGMCWGPPLPDAKRMLVVVSDDNFNPLQTTQFAAFEYTDRP